One genomic region from Sphingobacterium sp. UGAL515B_05 encodes:
- a CDS encoding PCMD domain-containing protein, with protein MKRTRNYSWVICFMLLFSLGSCIKEEALNMEADIVGVHADEDVFLLNPVISNTQVTLYLQPKIHDLTKLNMTFDLTPGASIELLKDSLKMPVGTQDLNKGIVDELLKNGVYYKVTSEDRQFTKNYLIKIVKTDGGFVPTEYGFEDTEIDKDDKYTIFYNKIDGQDFYNWASGNPSFSLTLSLGGGAKEPESYPTKTSSDAHSGSKAALLETKLTGAFGAMFKKPIAAGNLFIGSFDTGPVLTDPLSATQFGLPFNQMPLALEGYYKYSPGATVTDENMKPVNTKDSCDIYAVFYNRKQLMDSEPDPNKKVSYLTGHNILKDPSIVAIARLENGGATTTDGFVKFTLPFKYTAKVNEADVANLDYSIAIVMSSSKYGDNFIGAVGSKLTVDDLKIVTKK; from the coding sequence ATGAAACGAACACGAAATTACTCGTGGGTAATCTGTTTTATGCTTCTTTTCAGCTTGGGAAGTTGTATAAAGGAAGAAGCGCTCAATATGGAAGCGGATATTGTCGGTGTTCATGCCGACGAAGATGTCTTCCTGCTAAATCCGGTCATCTCAAATACGCAAGTTACACTTTACCTCCAGCCCAAAATTCATGATCTTACCAAGTTGAATATGACTTTTGATCTGACTCCGGGAGCTTCCATTGAGCTTTTGAAAGATTCTTTGAAAATGCCCGTCGGAACACAGGATCTGAATAAAGGGATTGTCGACGAATTGCTAAAAAACGGCGTGTATTACAAAGTTACGTCCGAAGATCGTCAGTTTACAAAGAACTACCTGATTAAAATTGTGAAAACAGATGGTGGATTTGTTCCAACAGAATATGGTTTTGAAGATACGGAGATCGATAAGGATGATAAATACACCATATTTTACAATAAAATTGATGGTCAGGATTTCTATAATTGGGCTTCCGGAAATCCAAGTTTCTCCTTGACATTGAGCTTAGGGGGAGGTGCAAAGGAACCTGAATCATATCCTACTAAAACGAGTTCGGATGCACATTCGGGATCGAAAGCAGCTTTATTGGAAACGAAGTTAACCGGTGCTTTTGGGGCGATGTTCAAGAAGCCTATTGCAGCGGGAAATCTTTTTATCGGGTCGTTTGATACGGGGCCTGTATTGACAGATCCACTTTCGGCAACACAGTTTGGTCTTCCTTTCAATCAGATGCCGTTGGCGTTGGAAGGTTACTATAAATATAGTCCTGGGGCGACGGTGACGGATGAAAACATGAAACCTGTCAATACCAAAGATTCCTGTGATATCTATGCGGTTTTTTATAATCGCAAGCAGCTGATGGATTCGGAGCCTGATCCCAACAAGAAAGTTTCCTATTTGACGGGACATAATATTCTGAAAGATCCAAGTATAGTGGCTATAGCTAGGCTGGAAAATGGGGGCGCAACCACAACTGATGGTTTTGTCAAGTTTACATTGCCATTTAAGTACACGGCGAAAGTAAACGAAGCTGACGTTGCCAATTTGGATTATAGCATTGCTATTGTAATGTCTTCGAGTAAATATGGTGATAATTTTATAGGTGCTGTCGGTAGTAAGCTGACGGTGGATGATCTCAAAATTGTAACGAAGAAATAA
- a CDS encoding TonB-dependent receptor → MKRLVQLILLLFIVINSAYAQINIKGRILDKADDKPLTNASIILLNRDSVLRYFNRANEEGKFQVKNIKPGSYIILATYPKFELYSDTIQIADKDLDLHDIKINSQRNVLQEVIVTRRLPITLKGDTIEYDAASFATEKNAKLEDLLRRLPGFTVTGDGSITAQGKSVQKVFIDGEEFFGYDPKIAIRNVRADAADKVQLYEKKSEEAELSGIDDGVRIQTVNVVLKEKARKGVFGNMEALAGSKELYAGNLFAAKFNKTERIGITASHNNMGSSSGREGSLRMNNQITGEPLNTNLGANYENQFFKKALKVNANYGYDNNSNRNHSETYNKNVLPDESIQEKNSKNDNERHSRSNGLRSNLNMRLDSTQTMELQSNANWANNANLTYTDSKTGDESGNPISDFRENNQSNSSSSSSNFRLNYRKRLKAGRSVNLMIGNNHKESNSDSKVYSRTYFYKTGDSTIIDQDRHGRNKGNDFNSSINFNNRISDYINLALGYSFNHSKNTNTQNSINNITQKFDSLYSQNQIDNNTNQGVNINFSYRKEKLEINFSNRTFYKNQKLNDSYRSIDLARNFWDNNLNVDANYRLSNSKNIRLAYQSSNIIPSFDQLQPLQPQTNPLFQQIGNPDLKRAVNNNISANYNAFSLLKGTNININGNLSFVNNPIVNKTTILDNSAQISTYENLSGKSNWNGGLNINHMQPLANRRINFNKSANVRFNNSYSYTKFEGGQSGGEFLLNNAKNTNFSLGSSLNEQDSEGFDFDLSANAGFNIQQNSINTQYNATSFQGGTSAYVKYFLPKKFNVMANIFYSYTGPTKLYKKSINQFYTNIELEKKVLKDESMTLSVKAFDLFNTFNNTRRNASDTNYSESVQQVLTQYFLVGVKWDFNKYLGKGND, encoded by the coding sequence ATGAAAAGATTAGTTCAATTAATACTTTTACTATTTATCGTCATCAACAGTGCTTACGCCCAAATAAACATCAAGGGGAGGATTCTGGATAAGGCAGATGACAAGCCCCTGACCAATGCTTCCATTATTTTACTGAACCGCGATTCAGTCCTCCGTTATTTTAACCGAGCCAATGAAGAGGGAAAATTCCAGGTCAAAAATATCAAACCCGGGAGCTACATTATTTTGGCCACGTACCCCAAGTTTGAACTCTACAGTGATACGATCCAAATTGCAGACAAAGATCTCGATCTGCATGATATCAAAATAAATTCCCAAAGAAATGTTTTGCAGGAGGTGATTGTCACCCGACGTCTTCCAATTACACTGAAAGGCGACACCATCGAATATGATGCGGCGAGTTTTGCAACGGAAAAGAATGCGAAGTTAGAGGATTTACTACGCCGTCTCCCCGGTTTTACGGTTACGGGAGATGGAAGTATCACTGCCCAGGGGAAATCAGTACAGAAGGTTTTTATTGATGGGGAAGAATTTTTTGGTTATGACCCCAAGATAGCCATTCGAAACGTACGGGCAGATGCCGCTGACAAGGTGCAGCTCTATGAGAAAAAATCGGAGGAGGCAGAACTGTCAGGCATCGATGATGGCGTAAGAATCCAGACAGTTAACGTTGTACTCAAAGAGAAAGCAAGAAAGGGTGTCTTTGGAAACATGGAAGCATTGGCTGGATCAAAAGAACTGTATGCGGGAAATCTCTTTGCGGCCAAATTTAATAAGACTGAGCGGATTGGCATCACCGCGAGTCACAACAACATGGGCAGTTCAAGCGGCCGTGAGGGCTCTCTACGCATGAACAACCAAATTACGGGCGAACCACTGAACACCAACCTTGGTGCCAACTATGAAAATCAGTTCTTCAAAAAAGCCCTAAAAGTCAATGCCAACTATGGTTACGACAACAACAGCAACAGGAACCACTCCGAGACTTACAATAAAAATGTGCTGCCAGACGAGTCCATTCAGGAAAAAAACAGCAAAAACGATAATGAAAGGCATAGTCGAAGCAATGGTTTAAGGTCAAACCTTAACATGCGACTGGATTCCACGCAAACTATGGAACTTCAATCCAATGCCAATTGGGCCAACAACGCTAATCTAACCTATACAGACAGCAAAACGGGCGATGAATCAGGCAATCCAATAAGCGACTTTAGGGAGAACAATCAATCCAATTCTTCAAGCTCCAGCAGTAATTTCCGTCTAAATTATAGAAAACGATTGAAAGCGGGTCGTTCTGTCAACCTAATGATCGGAAATAACCACAAAGAGTCAAATTCAGACAGCAAAGTCTATTCGCGAACCTATTTCTACAAAACAGGAGATAGCACAATTATTGACCAGGATCGGCACGGACGAAATAAAGGAAATGACTTCAACTCGTCAATTAACTTCAACAACCGAATCAGCGATTACATTAATTTGGCGCTGGGGTATAGCTTCAATCATTCGAAGAACACCAATACACAAAATTCAATAAACAATATCACGCAAAAGTTTGATTCGCTGTATTCTCAAAACCAGATTGACAATAATACCAATCAAGGTGTTAATATTAACTTTTCTTACCGTAAAGAAAAGCTGGAAATCAATTTTTCAAACCGTACGTTCTACAAGAATCAAAAGTTAAATGATAGTTACAGGTCAATTGATCTTGCCCGGAATTTTTGGGACAACAATTTAAATGTGGATGCGAATTATCGCCTTTCAAATAGCAAAAATATACGTTTGGCTTATCAAAGTTCGAATATCATCCCATCCTTTGATCAGCTACAACCACTGCAACCTCAGACCAACCCTTTGTTTCAACAAATTGGTAATCCTGACCTGAAACGTGCGGTGAACAATAATATTTCGGCCAATTATAATGCTTTCAGTTTATTGAAAGGAACCAATATCAATATCAACGGAAACTTATCTTTCGTCAATAATCCGATTGTCAACAAAACAACCATACTGGACAACTCTGCCCAGATCAGTACTTACGAAAATCTATCCGGTAAATCCAATTGGAATGGCGGTCTGAATATCAACCATATGCAGCCTTTGGCCAATCGCCGTATCAACTTTAACAAAAGTGCAAATGTTAGATTTAACAACAGCTATAGCTATACCAAATTTGAAGGCGGACAGTCCGGCGGCGAGTTTTTGCTGAACAATGCAAAGAATACCAACTTTAGTCTAGGTTCAAGCTTAAATGAACAAGATTCAGAAGGCTTCGATTTCGACCTTTCTGCAAACGCCGGCTTTAATATCCAGCAAAACTCGATCAACACTCAATACAACGCAACAAGTTTTCAAGGTGGGACTTCAGCCTATGTCAAATACTTTCTACCGAAGAAGTTTAATGTCATGGCCAACATTTTCTATAGCTATACAGGACCTACAAAACTTTACAAGAAATCAATCAATCAATTTTATACCAATATCGAATTGGAGAAAAAAGTACTGAAAGATGAGAGCATGACACTTAGCGTAAAGGCCTTTGACCTTTTCAACACCTTTAACAACACACGCCGTAATGCGAGTGACACCAACTATTCCGAATCTGTTCAACAGGTATTGACGCAGTATTTTTTGGTCGGTGTAAAATGGGATTTCAACAAATATCTAGGGAAAGGAAATGATTAA
- a CDS encoding thioredoxin family protein, which yields MTFENYLQQFEDILNHPENHPTYQDDEYYQYTKMNWTRMGRWLKRFEPTSTFEQFVESITEKQQWIIITEPWCGDAAHSVPMLAKMASKNPNITVDIQLRDSAPFLIDSYLTNGGKSIPILVIRNEQGRDLAVWGPRPQACQELFLTMKAQGADFSEIKEEIQKWYNADKGTEIQKEIQALLEK from the coding sequence ATGACGTTTGAAAATTACTTACAACAATTCGAAGATATCTTAAATCATCCTGAGAATCACCCTACCTATCAAGATGATGAATATTATCAGTACACAAAAATGAACTGGACAAGAATGGGCCGTTGGTTAAAACGCTTTGAGCCTACGTCGACTTTTGAACAGTTTGTGGAGTCAATTACTGAAAAGCAACAATGGATCATTATTACTGAACCTTGGTGCGGGGATGCAGCGCATTCGGTGCCTATGTTGGCCAAGATGGCCTCAAAAAATCCCAATATCACGGTGGATATCCAACTGCGTGACAGCGCTCCGTTTCTGATCGATTCTTATTTAACCAACGGCGGTAAATCTATTCCAATTCTAGTGATACGGAATGAGCAGGGGCGGGATCTGGCTGTCTGGGGTCCACGACCGCAAGCTTGCCAGGAGCTGTTTTTGACGATGAAAGCCCAAGGGGCAGATTTCTCCGAAATCAAAGAGGAGATTCAAAAGTGGTACAATGCCGATAAAGGAACCGAAATCCAAAAGGAAATCCAGGCGCTGCTTGAAAAATAA
- the dnaK gene encoding molecular chaperone DnaK: MSKIIGIDLGTTNSCVAVMEGNEPVVITNNEGKRTTPSIVAFVEGGERKVGDPAKRQAITNPHKTIYSIKRFMGLSYDEAVKEAEHVPYKIVKGDNNTPRVEIDDRKYTPQEISAMILQKMKKTAEDFLGQEVTEAVITVPAYFNDAQRQATKEAGEIAGLSVKRIINEPTAAALAYGLDKAHKDMKIVVFDCGGGTHDVSVLELGDGVFEVKSTDGDTHLGGDDFDNVIINWLNEEFKSENNGFDLKKDPMALQRLKEAAEKAKIELSSATSTEINLPYITADATGPKHLVRSLSRAKFEALAADLIKRTIAPCESALKNAGFSKSDIDEIILVGGSTRIPAIVDAVKAFFGKEPSKGVNPDEVVALGAAIQGGVLTGEVKDVLLLDVTPLSLGIETMGGVMTKLIEANTTIPTKKSETFSTASDNQPSVEIHILQGERPMANQNRTIGRFHLNDIPPAPRGVPQIEVTFDIDANGIIKVSAKDKATGKEQNIRIEASSGLSDDEIKRMKEEAEANADADKKMKEEADKVNAADALIFSTEKQLKEYGDKISADKKAPIEAGLTKLKAAYEAKNFADIDAASEELQNAWNAASEEMYAASQGGAQQPQGDAGQAQGGNQGGDDVTDVDYEEVK, encoded by the coding sequence ATGTCTAAAATTATAGGAATTGACTTAGGTACTACAAACTCATGTGTTGCCGTAATGGAAGGTAACGAGCCTGTAGTAATTACGAACAACGAAGGTAAACGTACAACTCCTTCGATCGTAGCTTTCGTAGAAGGTGGCGAGCGCAAAGTTGGGGACCCAGCAAAGCGTCAAGCAATTACTAACCCGCATAAAACTATTTATTCCATCAAACGTTTTATGGGACTTTCATACGATGAAGCTGTGAAAGAAGCTGAACACGTACCTTATAAAATCGTTAAAGGTGACAACAATACACCTCGTGTAGAAATTGATGACCGCAAATATACACCACAAGAGATCTCTGCAATGATTCTTCAAAAAATGAAGAAAACAGCTGAGGATTTCTTAGGTCAAGAAGTAACTGAAGCTGTTATTACAGTTCCTGCATATTTCAACGACGCACAACGTCAAGCAACAAAAGAAGCTGGTGAAATCGCTGGTTTATCTGTAAAACGTATCATCAACGAACCTACAGCTGCAGCTTTAGCTTACGGTTTGGATAAAGCACACAAAGACATGAAAATTGTTGTGTTTGACTGTGGTGGTGGTACACATGACGTTTCGGTATTGGAATTAGGTGACGGTGTATTTGAAGTTAAATCTACTGACGGTGATACACACTTAGGTGGTGATGACTTTGATAACGTAATCATCAACTGGTTGAACGAAGAATTCAAAAGTGAAAACAATGGCTTTGACTTGAAAAAAGACCCAATGGCATTGCAACGTTTGAAAGAAGCTGCTGAGAAAGCGAAAATTGAATTATCAAGCGCAACTTCTACTGAAATCAACTTGCCATATATCACTGCTGATGCAACTGGTCCAAAACACTTAGTTCGTTCATTATCACGCGCTAAATTTGAGGCTTTGGCTGCTGACTTGATCAAGAGAACAATTGCTCCTTGTGAGTCTGCATTGAAAAATGCTGGTTTCAGCAAATCTGATATTGACGAAATTATCTTAGTAGGTGGTTCTACGCGTATCCCTGCAATCGTTGATGCTGTAAAAGCATTTTTCGGAAAAGAGCCTTCTAAAGGTGTAAACCCGGATGAAGTTGTCGCTTTAGGTGCTGCTATCCAAGGTGGTGTATTGACAGGTGAAGTAAAAGACGTTTTATTATTGGATGTTACTCCACTTTCATTAGGTATTGAGACAATGGGTGGTGTGATGACTAAATTGATCGAAGCAAATACAACAATTCCAACTAAAAAATCGGAAACGTTCTCTACTGCTTCAGACAATCAGCCATCTGTAGAAATTCACATCTTACAAGGTGAACGTCCTATGGCAAACCAAAACCGTACTATCGGCCGTTTCCATTTGAATGACATTCCACCAGCTCCTCGTGGCGTTCCTCAAATCGAAGTTACTTTTGATATTGATGCGAATGGTATCATCAAAGTATCTGCAAAAGATAAAGCTACTGGAAAAGAACAAAATATCCGTATCGAAGCATCTTCAGGTTTGTCTGACGACGAAATCAAACGCATGAAAGAAGAAGCTGAAGCAAATGCTGATGCTGACAAAAAAATGAAAGAAGAAGCTGACAAAGTAAATGCAGCTGACGCTTTAATCTTCTCAACGGAGAAACAATTGAAAGAATATGGCGATAAAATTTCAGCAGATAAAAAAGCGCCAATTGAAGCTGGCTTAACAAAATTAAAAGCTGCTTACGAAGCGAAAAACTTTGCTGATATCGACGCTGCTTCTGAAGAATTGCAAAATGCTTGGAATGCTGCCTCTGAAGAAATGTATGCTGCTTCACAAGGCGGTGCACAACAACCTCAAGGTGATGCAGGTCAAGCTCAAGGTGGAAACCAAGGTGGTGATGATGTAACTGACGTAGATTACGAAGAAGTGAAGTAA
- a CDS encoding carboxypeptidase-like regulatory domain-containing protein, with amino-acid sequence MFKQVIIVVFCVGTFSSTVLAQDFKVYGKILGSNDRPIEYALVEVSQNQTGISGKTQTDSTGIFSFKIPQGGYLLKVNVVGKKLDERNIEVKSDLQVGIIRVENENLLDEVTAVGKKKLVERKIDRTVYNVENSIASQGMSGLDAVKSTPLVSVFDNKISIVGKSSLSVMINDRLLNLSGAELTSYLESLRSDDIAKIEVITSPPSKYDAEGNSGILNIVLKKNKSLGWNASLTSTYQRNHENGIRNGANINFSAKKVTSSLKLRQSDVGYKPLGTRDLLKDGMRVSTDETRVDRSLSLGLNYSLDVKLNDRSNVGLIYDFSRSNYKMDAGNETNYYTEQKLDSLLHTKSKQDWKTPLHLFSLYYDLKLDTLGTKVTITGNLLNNHAQKNNDFVTTTNDLSDVINNTSMMN; translated from the coding sequence ATGTTTAAGCAAGTTATTATAGTTGTTTTTTGTGTCGGAACTTTCAGTTCAACCGTTTTGGCGCAAGACTTTAAGGTATATGGGAAGATACTGGGCAGTAATGACCGTCCTATAGAGTACGCCTTGGTCGAGGTTTCACAGAATCAAACCGGAATAAGTGGCAAGACACAAACCGATAGTACGGGAATTTTCAGCTTTAAAATCCCACAGGGCGGATATTTGTTGAAGGTTAATGTCGTGGGGAAGAAATTAGATGAACGAAATATTGAAGTCAAAAGTGATCTACAGGTCGGTATCATCAGGGTTGAAAATGAAAATTTACTCGATGAAGTCACTGCCGTGGGTAAAAAGAAACTGGTAGAAAGAAAGATTGACCGTACCGTTTATAACGTTGAAAATTCTATAGCTTCCCAAGGAATGAGCGGTCTGGATGCCGTTAAATCTACACCATTGGTTTCGGTATTTGACAATAAAATATCCATAGTTGGGAAAAGTAGCTTATCGGTCATGATCAATGACCGGCTATTGAATTTAAGTGGAGCAGAACTGACCAGTTACCTTGAATCTCTACGTTCAGATGATATCGCAAAGATTGAGGTCATTACATCTCCTCCCTCTAAATATGATGCAGAAGGTAACAGCGGAATCTTGAATATCGTTTTGAAAAAGAATAAATCTCTTGGTTGGAATGCGTCTTTGACATCAACTTATCAACGTAATCATGAAAATGGCATCAGAAATGGAGCAAACATCAACTTTTCTGCAAAGAAGGTGACCAGTTCCCTGAAACTTAGACAAAGTGATGTAGGCTATAAGCCGCTAGGAACCAGAGATCTGTTAAAAGATGGAATGAGGGTTTCCACCGATGAAACTAGGGTTGATCGTTCACTGTCACTAGGGCTGAACTACAGCTTGGATGTAAAGCTTAATGATCGGTCAAATGTTGGATTGATCTATGATTTCAGCCGATCCAATTACAAAATGGATGCAGGGAATGAGACTAATTATTATACGGAACAAAAGTTGGATTCACTTCTTCACACGAAGTCAAAACAGGATTGGAAGACACCATTGCATCTTTTCAGTCTTTATTATGATCTTAAGCTGGATACCCTGGGTACTAAAGTGACCATTACCGGAAACTTATTGAATAACCATGCTCAAAAGAATAATGATTTTGTAACGACCACAAATGATCTTTCTGATGTAATCAATAATACCAGTATGATGAATTAA
- a CDS encoding MmcQ/YjbR family DNA-binding protein — protein sequence MNIEDLREYCLSIGPVMEETPFGPDTLVFKVGGKIFLLVGLDQIDELRFNVKCNPEWAIELRERHEHTVLPGYHMNKKHWNTVIANRELDDRKLEELILHSYQLIVESLPARIRQEIIRG from the coding sequence ATGAACATTGAAGATCTGAGGGAATATTGTTTATCTATTGGACCAGTTATGGAAGAGACACCATTTGGTCCGGATACACTGGTATTTAAGGTTGGCGGCAAGATTTTTTTATTGGTGGGGCTGGATCAGATTGATGAGCTGCGGTTTAATGTGAAGTGTAATCCGGAGTGGGCAATTGAACTGCGTGAGAGGCACGAACACACGGTGCTTCCAGGGTATCATATGAATAAAAAGCATTGGAATACCGTTATTGCCAACCGGGAACTTGACGATAGAAAGCTTGAAGAATTGATTTTGCATAGCTATCAACTTATTGTCGAAAGTCTGCCCGCGAGGATCAGACAGGAAATTATTAGGGGTTAA
- a CDS encoding GLPGLI family protein yields MIKKIYLTLIICCLYGLSLQAQYAYFGSRGTISFDKVTYTKARLRQMSNDMNSKGMDRGMGMMEYLDKVPDSHTEKLNFYFDENSTVLMPEESQGTEKQRAEVKMAAPTITSANGRGGRSQGAARSGGNQRGQFRGGANKNGKVLYQDLKAGTADIQLDIDEKYILSETLDSITWRFTEEFRNIAGVNCHRVNGATKDSLYLIAYYSEEIPVSAGPALSHGLPGMILGLVIPEMHIQYWATNIAYTNKLVPSDWRDKKSKKMKLAEFSEIFGRYMPRNRQNESAKKRILEQLVY; encoded by the coding sequence ATGATTAAAAAAATATATTTAACACTAATCATCTGCTGCTTGTATGGCTTATCGCTTCAGGCGCAATACGCCTATTTCGGCAGTAGGGGTACCATTAGTTTTGACAAAGTTACCTACACAAAAGCACGCCTTCGGCAGATGTCCAACGACATGAACTCGAAAGGAATGGACAGGGGTATGGGAATGATGGAATATCTCGACAAGGTACCGGATTCACATACAGAAAAGTTAAACTTTTACTTTGATGAGAATTCTACCGTGTTGATGCCCGAGGAAAGCCAGGGTACCGAAAAACAACGTGCTGAAGTAAAAATGGCAGCACCTACAATAACTTCGGCAAATGGCCGGGGGGGCAGATCTCAGGGCGCGGCCCGAAGCGGAGGAAACCAAAGAGGACAATTTAGAGGTGGGGCCAACAAGAACGGCAAAGTCCTCTACCAGGATCTGAAAGCTGGTACAGCAGACATCCAGCTTGACATCGACGAAAAATACATTCTTTCGGAAACATTGGACAGCATCACTTGGCGTTTCACGGAGGAGTTCCGCAATATTGCTGGTGTAAACTGCCACAGAGTCAACGGTGCCACCAAAGACTCACTCTATCTGATTGCTTACTATTCCGAAGAAATCCCAGTATCGGCAGGACCAGCCTTGAGCCACGGCCTTCCAGGAATGATATTGGGGCTCGTCATCCCAGAAATGCACATTCAATATTGGGCTACAAATATCGCCTATACCAATAAACTTGTTCCTTCTGATTGGCGGGATAAGAAATCAAAAAAAATGAAACTTGCTGAATTCTCGGAAATCTTTGGCAGATATATGCCACGCAATCGCCAAAACGAGTCAGCAAAAAAAAGGATATTAGAGCAACTGGTGTATTGA